GCACTCGGCTATGCTGACTGAGAGTCGACAGGGAGGATCAATAGTTTTATACCAGCTGGAAGGAGCTTTTATAATAATTGTGGTTCGAAATTACTTTTTATAGAACCAGCGGGCACTCTTTGGATTTTTGCACTTTGTGTTTATCTCCAAAAAAAGCTGTTTGCTTATCTGTGgacatttttatgaatttatgaaCTGTCAAGTCTGTAACCcttgtaattgtttttatcCAAATAAAACAATGTAACGCTGATCGAAGACtaaaaatcaatcaattaacctgacaaaatataaatcaatttaaaaacttagctgtaaaaattgtttaagtatCTTTCGGGAACGAATTTCTTTTCTCTTCCATAAATAAACTCTTTAAAGTGCAAAAAACACTGATTGAACACCTCTATCAATCGGCGCTTACCATTTTATTAATACTTTCGGACTGATACAGATAACCTTATCGCCTCCTTATGTTATGACTCaaattattagtttttgttgGTCAAACTAGCAAATTGTTTGTTAGGGGTAATAATTCTAATTAATATCCATGGCGCCGCGATTCATCAGCCAGGGCAGGACCGCCTGGATGTGTTTGCGGAACCGGGGACTGTTGTAGAGCTGCATCTGGAAGTCCACTCCGGCCTCAGTGTCGCCAATGAAGTTCTCAAAACTGGCGACATCCGTAGGGTCCAGGAGAACGATGGCCATCACGCCAGTGGCCACAGTGTAGCCTAAATATAGAAAATGGAAATGTCTAAATCCACCttacaaataacaacaaataccTACCGAAAAATCCGTGTTTTAAGAGCGACAAGTGAATGTCACGAAGGCTGGGAATGGGCTTTGAGTACTTCAGGATCTTCAGATGCTCCGCCAGACTGTCGTGGTACACCTTAATGTAATAGTCGAATTTGGACAGCTTATCCTCCAGCTTGGTAGAGGAGAGCAGGAAGTAGAGCAAGTCCTGGGCCACGGTTCCGTACCTGGGGATCTGGTAGTCGACCAAGAACACCTCCTTGATCTTGCCAAAGGCGTCGTACTGGAACATTATGTTATTCGACCAGGAATCGCCGTGGTTCAGCACATTAAACTCGTTCGGGTCGACCTTGGCGAACTCGAAACATTTGTCGACAAACAGGGGCTTGAGAGCTTTCTAGTGAGCGTAGAACAGAGCGATGATTACATGGTTAATTGCATACATTAAATAGTAATTACTTACTACTCTGTCAATGTAAAGCTCGTTGTTTTCGTAGGTGGCGCAGCTTTTGACGAATCGTGAGCCCATTCCGTCCATCATCTCAGCCATCATCGGCTTATTTTCCTCCTTAAAGAAGCCCCTGAGCAGGATCTCCGGATACTGGCCTCTGGTTGTTATACGCACGGCGGAGGCAGCATGCCACTGAGCCAACTTGCGGAGCACTCCCTCCGTGTGAGCTTGGTCGAGTCCCTCGAGGCGATTAGCGTTCTTGAACCCCTTGATGCCCAGATCCTCCAGGGCCACATAATCGGTCTCGGCGTTTTTAAGATCATAGCTCTTGGCTCCAAATGTGATCTCAATTCCGACTTCCTTATAAAGAGCCTCCATCTCGGGCACAACCTCATTGTACATAGTTCGCTCGATATCGAAAATGTTAGTCCGCTTCATCATCTCCTTGAACATTTCATTTTGATGCGGCAACTTGACCATGTAGGACACCTTTTTGGTTTTGCCATCTAAGGGGAGGCAAATCTGATTCGTATTTGATCATGAATTCAAAATAATGAACTTACCCTTCAGCTCCACCTCGATGTGTACCCGCAGCATGACGGTGGCGTAGTTATCTCCTGCCGCAGATCCAAGCTCCGCCTTGAAAGTGCTGACTTTGGAGTATCCCTCCACACTTGACTTGAGCACATCCTCAAATAGTTCCGCCTTAATCCACTCTGGTATTTTGCTATCCGCCATTGCAAATAGttgtaattagtttttatattgcGTGTAGAACAAGTATACGCCCGGTTGCACTCGGCTGTGCTGACTGGGGGTCGACAGAGAGGATCAATAGTTTTATACCAGCTGGGGGAAgcttttataatatttgtgGGTTTTCGAAATAAAGTTTCATAGAACCTGAGGGCTTTCTCTCGATCGTAGTTAGCTTTTTTTCTCTAAAAAAGCTGTTCGCTTATCTAATggcattttcataaatttgtgTAGTATAGTGAAGCTTCCAGTGATGTGAAACTTGTAATTGTCTGTATCCACAGGCAAGCCATTTATTGACAACTAAGATTAGAAATCAAGGCTTGTCATAAAAGTGTGCTGACCTTTAGGgacttatttaattaatataattaatacctTATACTGTACTTATTTATTTCGTTTATACATGAAACGAATATTACGATAAAtgagtaaaaaataaattagtctGTTCATAGTTAATTATtaaacacatacatatatgttcaTAGATAAAAAGCACTCAATACGGCCcttgttttttagttttgttttacTAAAGCTATTCACTTGTGATATATGGCACTTGTTTTATGATATTCTCTCCAGTAATAGCCCGTTTTTGGTTTGCTTCTgaattctttattattttttgctagtatttattttatttatttataatttttgtatgattataaattaaagaatcCCAAAACCAAATTTTCGATcgttttgttttgggtctCTTCTTTGCTTATGCCCTTATATGGATTATGTTTCTCACTTCCCACTCGTTACCTGAGTTATTCAGGTTTgtgtttcaaataaaatattaacgcTAAAACACAGAAATCACTTTTATAGCAAAGaaatagtttatatttatttaagtatcCCTTAAGTagcgaaaaacaaacaaaaccaatttCTCAATAAATAACCTTTTGAGTGCTTTGCAAACATTAAATGAACTCCTCTATCGATCGGCGTTGCGCCGTTTTATTAATACTTTTGAACAGATATAGATAGCCTTATCGCCACCTTATGTCATGACTCAGCTGAAGAGCTCTAGCTTGGCAAACTAGGAAATGGTTTGTTGGGGGTAACAATACTAATTGGACTCTAGGGCGCCGCGATTGAGCAACCATGGCATGACCCCCTCGATGTGTCTGCGGTACCGAGGACCGCTGTACAGCTGCATCTGGAAGTCTACTCCTGCCTCGGTGTCGCCCACAAAGTTCTCGAAACTGGCCTTTTCCGTGGGATCCAGTAGAACGCCGGCCATGACACCTGTGGCTACTGAAAACCCTgttaaacgaaacaaaaaaaccctacttaatatttgtttaaatttgaaaGAACTCTGATCCTGACTTACCAAAAGATCCGTGCTTGAAGAGTGACAGGTGAATATCTCGCAGGCTGGGAATGGGCTTTGAGTACTTTAGAATTTTTAGGTGCTCCACTAAGTAGCTATGGTACCTTTTAATGTAATAGTCAAACTTGGACAGCTTATCCTCGAATTTGGTGGATGAGAGCAGGAAGTATTGAAGGTCCTGGGCAACGGTGCCATACTTGGGCAGCTGGTAGTCGACCATGTAGACCTCCTTGATCTTGCCAAAGGCATCGTACTGGAACATAATGTTGTTCGACCAGGAATCGCCATGGTTTAGCACATTAAACTCGGTGGGATCGACCTTGGCCATCTCAAACATTTTGTCCATAATCACAGGCTGAAGTTCTTTCTACAGGTGAAAGACAACGAAGTTAGGGTCACATATTTACACACATAATTAgcattttttccttcttaCAACTTTCTCGATATACGCCTCGTTGCCCTCGTAAGTGGCACAACATTTGAGGAACTTCTCACCCAGGGACCTTGTCATCTCGGTCATCATTGGGCGATTGTCGTCCTTGAAGAACCCTATGATAAGGTCTTCCGGGTAAGGACCCTTGGTGGCCACTCTCACAGCGCTGGCTGCATGCCACTGGGCCAACTTGAGCAGCACTCTCTCGGTGTGAGTTTGATCCAGCCCTTCGAGTCGATTAGCATTCTTGAATCCCCTCATGCCCAGATCCTCCAACGCCACATAGTCACTCTTGGCATTCTTGAGATCGTAGCTCTTGGCGCCGAAAGTGATCTCCAGGCCTGCGGCCTTGTAAAGAGCCTCCATCTCGGGCACATATTGAAGGTACATGCTGCGCTCCATGTCGAACATGTTGTTCTTCTTTGTCATCTCCTGCAAGATTTCCAGTTGGTGGGGCAGCTTCATCATAAAAGAGACCTTCTTGAATTTGCCATCTGGAAAGAGAAAGGCACACCAAAGTCAGAAGATTGGACCTGGACTAGACTCTATACGAACTTACCCTTCAGCTCCACTTCCACGTGAATCCGTAGCATGATGGTGGCGTAGTTCTCTCCCGCCGCGGATCCGATTTCCGCCTTAAAGTTCTTCACTTTTGAATAGCCTTCTATATCCGTCTTCAGCACATCTTCGAATAGCTCGGCAGTGACCCAATCGGGAATCTTATTATTCGCCattatgtatacatatatatcacTATTTGGTATTCCAGTAGATGAGAAACGAGGTGTCCGTTTGGACTGCTGGGCACTAACTGAGGCTAGAAGGAGAGGATCATGGGGTTTATATACATTGAAGAGCTAGGTAATTTCCCTCTATCGGCTCTCGCAAGCTCTTCCAATGTGGTGCGATTATTATTTCTCTCTTTTGCAGCTTTCGTTGACGTTTTGTGTTCATATATGGTGTTGTATGGCCTTCCAACTACTTTTCGAAGTGGTGACCCTTGCAGAGAGGTGCTTATCAATGAACCCTTCTTTCTGGCTGTGACTATGGCCAAATATGGAATGATACTAGAGGAGCATATTAAATCCAAGCCTAATCGTACAATACTTTCTGCTAACTAACCCGCCATTGCAGATAATGGAGATTGGTTTTtctatgaaatataaaaggtATACGTCCTTTTGCACTGGGATGGGATGGGAGGATCACTAGATTTATACCAGCTAAAGACAGCTTTCTTTTGTTATAAAGGGTTTTTTTCTCGCTTTCTCACGTTCTATCATTTATAAGCTCATTCTTTCAGTTTTGTTTTGCTAAGCTGTTCGGTTTTGACCTTATAAGGCACTTGTTGCTCGTTCTTCTCTCCACTAATCACcggctttttgtttgtttattttgatttttatgaaaacgagagaagaaataagaataagaGAGAGGAAATTAAAGCTTTGGATTGTTATTTCtcattttgttttgctcttccttttttttatgccCTTATATGGTACACAGGTCTCCCACATTACCTGAAGTCCGTGTTTgacattaaatattaacacCAATTCCCTGAAAAACTTAACActgaaaaattaatgaaaaatgtCACTTAATTTAACTCCATGGTATTCttcttattattaaatatatatttttgaatctATCTTCTTAAATTCTGATTCAGTTTCTTGGTGTGCttatattgaaaattgtttggCCTCCAGGAAGAATCTTTAATACATTTGATCAAATCTACCAAACTGTCTTATACTGATAAGACCTATTTCGACTGATTTTTCTAAAGTCAACGATAATGAGCACAATACCAATATATTTGCCTCTAACTACAAAAGGTTACTGTCTCCTAAAACGATTTCCCCCTTacattgtttattattgttattactaATTCGTGCGGCAGAGAAACAAAAGTGTTCGTCTTCAATTGCCTCTCCGTAAGCTTTTCTAATGACACCTCAAGTATTTGTCTCTAAAAAGCTTTCATgaacatttgtttatttgttcaTATAGAAAGAAACTTGGCCTTCAACTACTTTTTGGAGTAATGACCTTTACAGAACGGCGTTGTCCATAAACCATTATCTGGTTCTGACTATGATCAAATATGGAATGATACTAGAAATTGTTTATGATACACCCCCTAAATGACTGATAACtccatatttatatattaaaatattgcaaTTGTAATCTTTATTTTGTGtagtttaatacattttaaaaaggttttataTATCTATTAGGAATGCAGTGAATAGATCTCCCAATTCAACACTAAAttggtttaatttaaatctaatCTTGACTGATATCCAGAGCTCCTCTATTAAGCAGCCACGGCAGAATCAATTGGATGTGCTTCCTATAGCGGGCATTGTTGTACATTTGCATCTGGAAATCCGCTCCCTCTGCGGAATCGCTGAGGAAGTTCTCAAAACTGGCGCTGTCTGTGGGATCCACCAGAACGGCTGCCATAACTCCAGTGGCTGTAGAATAAGCTGGAAAGAAAAACAGAGTCAATCTTATTCGAGACTCAATTGTTAAATATACCCACCGAATAGTCCGTATTTATACAGTGCCATATGAATATCCTTCAGACTTGGCAGAGGCTTGGAGTATTTCAGGATCTTGAGGTGCTCTACCAGATTATCGTGGTAAATCTTTACGTAATAGTCGAACTTGCTCAGCTTGTCCTCCAGTTTTGTGGATGATATTAGGAAATACAGAAGATCCTGGGCAACAGATCCGTACTTGGGTACCTGATAATCAACCATGTAGACCTCCTTGATCTTGCCAATTTCGTCATACTGGAACATGATGTTGTTCGACCAACAATCGCCGTGGTTTAGCACATTGAACTCCGTAGGATCCACGACACCCAGCTTGAACATTTCATCTATTACCACTGGCTTTAGGGCTTTCTATAGTGAAAGTATGGACTCTATAGTAAAAACCTATTATAGGATACAGCTCATCTTACGATCTTTTCTATGTAAGCTTCGTTTCCCTCGTAGGTGGTGCAGCACTGGAAGAATCTCTGCCCCATTCCTTTCATCATCTCGTTCATCATCGGCTTATTTTCCACCTTAAAGAAGCCCGGGAGCAAGACCTCCGGATACTGGCCTTTGGTGGCTATCCGCACAGCTGTGGCCGCATGCCACTGGGCCAACTTGCAGAGCACTCTCTCGGTGTGCGCTTGGTCGAGTCCCTCGAGGCGATTAGTGTTCTTGAACCCCTTGATGCTCAGATCCTCCAGAGCTACATAGTCGGTCTGGGCATTCCTGAGATCATAGCTGTTGGCGCCAAACCTGACTTCTAATCCTGCCTCCTTGTAGAGTGCCTCCATTTCGGGCACCACCTGGGTGTACATTATGCGTTCGATTTCGAAGACATTCGTGTGCTTCATCACTTCTTGGTACAACTCCAATTGATGTGGCAACTTGACCATGAAAGAGACCCGCTTGGTCTTACCATCTGCGGGCGAGAGtttctaaatttaataagCTCTCAAAGTGTTCCCCAAAGTGTCTCACCCTGCAGCTCTACTTCGATGTGAATACGCAGCATAACGGTGGCGTAATTCTCGCCCGCCGCGGATCCCATT
Above is a genomic segment from Drosophila kikkawai strain 14028-0561.14 chromosome 3R, DkikHiC1v2, whole genome shotgun sequence containing:
- the LOC108072003 gene encoding uncharacterized protein isoform X1, producing the protein MANNKIPDWVTAELFEDVLKTDIEGYSKVKNFKAEIGSAAGENYATIMLRIHVEVELKDGKFKKVSFMMKLPHQLEILQEMTKKNNMFDMERSMYLQYVPEMEALYKAAGLEITFGAKSYDLKNAKSDYVALEDLGMRGFKNANRLEGLDQTHTERVLLKLAQWHAASAVRVATKGPYPEDLIIGFFKDDNRPMMTEMTRSLGEKFLKCCATYEGNEAYIEKVKELQPVIMDKMFEMAKVDPTEFNVLNHGDSWSNNIMFQYDAFGKIKEVYMVDYQLPKYGTVAQDLQYFLLSSTKFEDKLSKFDYYIKRYHSYLVEHLKILKYSKPIPSLRDIHLSLFKHGSFGFSVATGVMAGVLLDPTEKASFENFVGDTEAGVDFQMQLYSGPRYRRHIEGVMPWLLNRGALESN
- the LOC108072004 gene encoding uncharacterized protein, whose protein sequence is MADSKIPEWIKAELFEDVLKSSVEGYSKVSTFKAELGSAAGDNYATVMLRVHIEVELKDGKTKKVSYMVKLPHQNEMFKEMMKRTNIFDIERTMYNEVVPEMEALYKEVGIEITFGAKSYDLKNAETDYVALEDLGIKGFKNANRLEGLDQAHTEGVLRKLAQWHAASAVRITTRGQYPEILLRGFFKEENKPMMAEMMDGMGSRFVKSCATYENNELYIDRVKALKPLFVDKCFEFAKVDPNEFNVLNHGDSWSNNIMFQYDAFGKIKEVFLVDYQIPRYGTVAQDLLYFLLSSTKLEDKLSKFDYYIKVYHDSLAEHLKILKYSKPIPSLRDIHLSLLKHGFFGYTVATGVMAIVLLDPTDVASFENFIGDTEAGVDFQMQLYNSPRFRKHIQAVLPWLMNRGAMDIN
- the LOC108072010 gene encoding uncharacterized protein, which encodes MAASKIPEWITAELFEDALKSSVEGYSKVRSFKAEMGSAAGENYATVMLRIHIEVELQDGKTKRVSFMVKLPHQLELYQEVMKHTNVFEIERIMYTQVVPEMEALYKEAGLEVRFGANSYDLRNAQTDYVALEDLSIKGFKNTNRLEGLDQAHTERVLCKLAQWHAATAVRIATKGQYPEVLLPGFFKVENKPMMNEMMKGMGQRFFQCCTTYEGNEAYIEKIKALKPVVIDEMFKLGVVDPTEFNVLNHGDCWSNNIMFQYDEIGKIKEVYMVDYQVPKYGSVAQDLLYFLISSTKLEDKLSKFDYYVKIYHDNLVEHLKILKYSKPLPSLKDIHMALYKYGLFAYSTATGVMAAVLVDPTDSASFENFLSDSAEGADFQMQMYNNARYRKHIQLILPWLLNRGALDISQD
- the LOC108072003 gene encoding uncharacterized protein isoform X2 encodes the protein MANNKIPDWVTAELFEDVLKTDIEGYSKVKNFKAEIGSAAGENYATIMLRIHVEVELKDGKFKKVSFMMKLPHQLEILQEMTKKNNMFDMERSMYLQYVPEMEALYKAAGLEITFGAKSYDLKNAKSDYVALEDLGMRGFKNANRLEGLDQTHTERVLLKLAQWHAASAVRVATKGPYPEDLIIGFFKDDNRPMMTEMTRSLGEKFLKCCATYEGNEAYIEKVKELQPVIMDKMFEMAKVDPTEFNVLNHGDSWSNNIMFQYDAFGKIKEVYMVDYQLPKYGTVAQDLQYFLLSSTKFEDKLSKFDYYIKSPFPACEIFTCHSSSTDLLGFQ